DNA from Musa acuminata AAA Group cultivar baxijiao chromosome BXJ1-5, Cavendish_Baxijiao_AAA, whole genome shotgun sequence:
TGAAACTAAGAGAGATGTGGTGGTCAAGGTATAGCAACATATGTACTATTATTGTTTCTTATATTTCATTTGCATCTTATTAATTGATGTATTGCTAACGATGAGGAAGCCACAATGATAATATTCAATATGAAGCATTTATCATGAGTTTCGTGATACATGTTTCACGTCAGTTTTTTCGTGAGACATGTTAATATTAATATCTATTTTAGTTTGAAATTTATTTGTCGACAAACGTTTCATTATTCTTATTCATCATGAGTATTTAACTGTGACATAGAATATGTAATCTTATTTGTAAACGACATATATCTATAAATAATATCAATAACATGTCACATATTTCTATCAATAATATGAGATCAGACATATATCTAGGTATCTTATCTTTCTATGGATAAATGCACAAAGTATTTATTGCCaaatgcatcaaaataatttataaatgaagtgactatatatatatatatatatatatatatattcatgtggaTTATACTTGTCAAATGGAGTAgataattttttcttattataataGAGGAAAAAATTCCTCCCCAAACAGTGGCCAACGACTCTccttatgtatgtatacatataaaaatatcttaaaaaaGAAAGTACAAGAATTTTGATTAATCATTTGTTTCAACCACTACATTGCTTGCATgagcatttcttttttttttctctcttaattttCGGATCCAAGATGaaaggaatgatttttttttttattttttaattattttatatatactatattttcactttacttataaaaataaaaatgaaattcTTACTATTATCTGACTTTTTAGTGTAGATTGCACAACAAAATTAGACTAAATTTTGCGCATATTGGAATAACAAAAAGCAATTGTACGTATTATTTATCCTTCTACATTGGTAATATATTGTTGATATAAATAATGAAATATAATCATAGTCAAATCTTTAAATTTACACTAATTTTAAACATGATTATACGAGTGGAATGTGATTTGATGGTTCGTGAGATACTAGAACAAGTCTCTAATGATTTATGTCTCTCGATAATATTGTAGTTGTTTTGACAAtcaattattatcaattttatgttGCTAAAAAAGGATCAGATTTGTTAATTGAAGGAGATAATATTAGATTATATGTtcctatttaattaaataagatataatatgaatataattaaattttaattatagttATTGATTAATAGCAAAGAAGTTCATATTTTTTACGGGATATCCTTGCGAGGAACTTTCATGATAACTTGTCCTTAACTCTCTAATCTCGTCTATAAATAAACAAAATCTCTATAAAGAATGGAGAAGGAGAGTCTAGTTCTCCTGCATATTAACGGTGGTTAAGAGAATGAGAATCTTGTTCTCGTATAGATTAATAGTGATTTTGAATTTAAAGGCAGATGATGACTTTATAGATTACAAAAAGATCTTTTTCAGATAATATTAAAAGATATATATCATAaaattgatataatatttttttgtattataTAAATTTGATGGTTTCATGAGATAATAGAACAGTGTTTGATTGATAATTAGATGTTAGATTGTGTAGTAACTTCTATTGCTAAACAATAAACTCTAATGATTTATGTCTCTCGAAAGGATTGTAGTTGTTTTGACAATCAACTATTACTGTTGCTAAAAAGGATCAGACTTGCTAATTGAAACAGACAATCAATATCTATATCACCTTATCAATGTCTTTCGAAATTGATTTCTTGAGAGTAGAAATTGATATCCATATCACCTTGTCAATGTCTTTCGAAATTGATTTCTTGAGAGTAGAAATTTCTCAGGTAGATAAAGAAGAGAATAAGTCATGCACAATAATAATGTGTaatatagttttatttttttgaaaagaaaaatCTACCGCTAAAAACAAaaccttttttttaatttgtttttacAGAGTTATCATGTCTGTGGGACCCAAGCGTTGCTCGTGTGTGGCTGGAATCCATTTTGTTTGTTACGCtataaaataagataaaaaagaaaaaaagaaagaaaaaaaaaccgaGGTTTGATCGCGATGGTAATGGCGGCAATAATGGTTTCGGTGCCCCTGTCTGCCTCCGCCCTCCTCACTCCcacctctcttcctcctcccaaAAGATCGTCTCTACCGCGTAATTCTTGCTCAATTGCTCCTCATCTTATCTCCTCCTCCTCATGCTCGAGGAAGCTTTCTTCGTACTCGGCTTCCACCTCTTACTTGTCCTCGGGCCAGATCGGATCCGTGAGGTGCCGCGCCACCGGCGAGGGATCACAGTCGACCTTCGATGATCGGATGGTCTATCAAGGGGTCTACGGCCCCTGGACGGTGGATTCCTCTGACATTCGCGAGGTACGATGTCCTCTTCGTTTCCTCTACCCTTTCGGTCTGACACGTTTGTTTGTTGTTCTAACATGGTGACTTTGTCTCTGTGTTTTGTATTTTTCCTTCGGTAAGAAGTGATCTTTGAACATAAAGATTTAGAAATGAGTTGGGGCAAGAAGCTTTTGTTGAACGTATCTTCTTGTTCTTATTGTCTTTATGTAGTACTAAATTACAGCTAGATAAAGTGGTCTTATCATAGAGATGTTAGAGTTAGATTTAGGGTTCGCAAGCATTTCTTTAGGTTCTATTTATTCTTTATCCATCCAAAATAAATGGAGTTCTAGTTCAGCCGTGGGTTGAAGCTCTATTACTAATGTCTACTGAAGCAATTTCTAAAGGTTTTTAATATTATATGCATTCAATGAATTTGAACTATGATGCTTTACCTTCTTCTAGTTGATGAAAGGCCGAAAGTTGGAGCTCAGTCAAGTGTTTTACTTGGATGAGACATGAGGAAGATAATAAAGGCTCAAATTTGCATACAAGGCAATCTGGCTAGAAATTGGTGACATGGATCATTATCTTTACCTGACCCATCTAAGAAATGACCGTTAAAAACCACTCATTCAAGAGCATCAGGTTCAGATCTGGAAAATTTTACTTATTAGTTTATTCTAGGTTGCATCTAGAATAATTTCCTGATGGATCATTTTTAATCTACTAGACTCCATATGCCTGCTCATTCTTCTATGGAAATTTGGAATTATGAGGAAATATGATGCAACCCATTTAACCCTTCTGCCATACTGTTCAGGATTAAGTTGGAAACTCAGATGCACCAGTTAAGTCTTATTTGGTTGTCTATCTTTGGCACATTGTTGACATAATCACATAAGATCTGAGCAGGAATGTGTCTGTTCAGAATTTAGGTTAAGGTATTGAACATGAAAGCTTGCTTATTCAATGCAATCCAAGGATGACATCAACTGCTACTGGATAATTGCAgaagaacaaagaaagaaaattagAAGTTTTATGTTTATTTAATTGGTAACTGTGTGAGACTATTACAAGCTAAGAGGTGGATACTCAGCAAATAGGAGTGAATATGATGAAATGAGGAGGAAAgatttgatttatttttcttttgaataaatGTGATTGCTTGTGCAGCTTGCACAAGAATTGTTCGTTGTTCTAGAGCTTTTGGTGATATCAAGCCATGCACCTTAGAAGAACCCTTCTCATCATCCATAGAGACCACTTTGCCATTGAAAGCTTTTAGGGGATATTCAAAGTATGTAAGCATTCCACTTATGCTTGCGCCTCCACCAAATTTTGGACATTTAGCCTTTCTAACTCTCATTGCTCTCAATTGTATAAGAAGTAGATTACTTCTCTCATGTCTTGAATGTTCAACATCAGCTTGGTTTTGGTAGCTGCAGCAATAGATCAAAATCAGACACCTGGAACTAATAATAAGTTTAagttattttaattattaaacaAATAATGAACTCTTACAATATCTATAGACTGTAACAAAAATCTCTTATGATATTTATGTGTCAATATTAAATTCTTATTTTGAAGTAATACACATATGATGACACACAATTTGCCTTTTGCGTGTGTATATTTATTTGTCTGACTGCTTCATTTACTGCTTGCAGGTTATCCTATATAGGTTAGGATTGATTACTGCTGCTGCATCATTTGTTATTTCTTCTTCTGCTGCTTTTATACCTGAAGGCAACATATTGGGTGATATCATCAAGCAAGATGTCGACTTCTTGTTCATCATTGGAGCTGGAGGACTAGGCCTGTCTTTACTTTTAATTCACATTTACGTGACTCCTATCAAGCGATTCCTTCAGTCACTTTGGGTACTTGGTGTTATCGGGTCTGTTGGAACCTATATAATGTTTGCTAAGCCTCTGAACCAAAGCTTGATAGAATATGTCATAAGTAACCCGGTCGGTGTATGGTTCATTGGACCTCTCTTTGCAGCACTGACTGGTGTAGTTTTCAAAGAAGGTATAAGCAATATTTTTCAATGCAATTTTATTCAAAAATTTTGCATTAGTTTTCAAACATGTATTATTAACTTACATTGTGTAAATACCTTGAACATCAAATAGCAGGATGTGGCTTAAATAGTTTGTTTCTGAACTTTGTTTCTATGTTTAACACAcctcctttcttctctttttaagaTGTGGTGCAAGTTGAAAAGTCTGGCTTGTTGTGTTAAATGTAACCTGTGTATCAAGAAACTTGCAGTTGGATTTACCAACTCATTTCTTTCACAGTCATGTATACTGACCTCAAATGTTCATAATAGAAGCTTCTTATTGTTGTGCAAGTCTTTGCTCATTCTTTTATTATTGACATATATCAATTTGTCATGTTTTCCACTTTCTCTTTGATCAATGTTCCATATGCTTTGCAGCTTAATCCATGCAGTAGTTTAATgtaatttcttgaaaaaaaaaaaagaacagtgaGTTAAGGTATTTGCAGTTGTTTTAGTCATGCAGATGTGCATTTGACATATTATCAGTCTTTCTCGAGTTAAGTTGCTGAATGATCCATGTTTTTAACTTCAAAGATTTGTACTAGCTTTATTATGGTTGTATGAGTTTTCTTTTTCTGATATCTTTGCCAGAGATGAATTAACTGGTTTAATACTTTCTCTTGATCAAAGTTCCATATGCCTATTACCATCTAATTGGCAGCCAAATTTGTGCAGTAATCATGCAATTATAATTCAACTTGCTTATGTTTTTCTGAAGTATATCTCCATATGCCTATTACCAACTTGCCTATTATATGTCCATATGTCTATCTATTATATCCCTATTACCGACTttcttatgaataataaaatgatcATCACAAGGTATATCGATCGAAGTCTTTAAGACATCTAGTTTTCATTTTTGCTGTGGCCCCCATCCTGCAAAGAATTTCTCCATGCTTTTAATTTAGACAACTTGAGTGTTCTTTTTATGATCCAAAAAttagcaagaacaaaaaggaattTCACTCTTAGAATCTATATAGCTGAGGGAATAATCTTTTTTAAAGCATATGCAACTTTAAGCAGGTGCAAATGGGGTTTATGATCCactgcttggtatggtatgatccAAGTGGTCTTTACTGCTCTTGATAAGGGAGCAGCCCAAACCGATTGGTACAGGGCTGATATGGTGAGGCTACCCAATAGCAGTTGGGTAGCCACTGGGGCCTTTGCGGGGGTTATAAATATCCCCTCCACACCTCAATCTTAACCCTTACACACACTCCCACACTCCCTCTCTTTCtcactctctttttctttttaatctctTTCAAAACTCACTCAGTTTTCTCTAACTCCTTTCCAAACTAATTGAAGATCATTAAAGGAGAATGATTTATGCAAGAATAGGACCAATAATCAAGATCCGGTCCTATATGGCAGGATATTTATGGTAAATAGTGTAAACTAAGCTAATCTGGAATATTATATGAAAGCTTCTTGTACTTTACTCCAATATTATATAATAGCCTAAGTTCTGATGCATATTTGAATCTATCTTGTTGTTGAGTATCCAAGAAATCCAAATCTTTTTGTGCTTATGGATACTTTATTATATTCTGTTGCATATAAATTCAATTGGATATTCTTACATTGGCATATGTTATGATTTCTAAGCTAGGAAGAAACTAGATTTCTTAGGAATATTTGTCAGTGAAATCATACATCCAAGTTCATTTATCAAGAAAAAATTGGTTTAGGTCCTCTGACTGTTGCAATTTGGTCAGGTCATGTTTGCTCTGTGCAAGTAGCTGTATATCATAATAAATCTTTTGTGCACATCTTATATTTTGTTTTGGTTTTTTTTCTATTGATATTTGTTGCCACTGGACACCATACAGGTCTCTGTTATGGGAAGTTGGAAGCTGGTATCCTGACATTCATCATCCCTGGACTTCTTCTAGGACATCTCGTATATTTCCTACAACTTATTTATCAGATGCTAAATTATGTTTAGAACTTTTGCCTCTGAGAACTCTTTAGTCAGAACCAGTCATATTGAAAGGCCAAAGAAAACGAAACATCATCCATAGTTCATTCTAATCCATGATATGTCCTTGCACTTAATTAATAAATCCTTTTGTAGCATTCTGACATGTTTACTACTCTCTTAACTTCATTAGAAGATTTTATTCTTAGCTTTGATCAGGTTCTATGACCTGCATTCATTATATCATGAATGCGTAACTTTCAGTTGTTTTGTCCATTTCAAATCCTCATTCTCTGTACTTGTGTGTATACCTTTGAACTTGGTATCTTACCATATCAAATATCTCAAATGATCTTCAATATCTTCTGCATTGCTTTTTTCATTTCCATAGATATGTTGTTTGGCATGCGACTATCAAATCGGTACAATCACAAAAGTCCATTGTTATTCTTTAAAATGCTTTGCAAGATATTCTTTACACAAAAATTGAGCAAGTACAACACTATTGATATCATAGCCTAGGGTTTGACTTTGTGTGACATTGATAAgaaaccaagcaaaatgtaaaatGGTGGTCCAAGCTAATATGAGGTTTGGGGACAGGGCACTGTCCTACCTCTACAAGGAGATGTTTCTGTGACTCGAACCCTATTCAGTGGAATAATCTTATTGTGGCACCAAAGTTTGCCCCATTACAAAGAAAATGTAGCAAGTAGAAATAATGAAGAAAAACATGAGAAAGTTTTGGGGTACATTGGAAAGAGAGTAGTACACTTAAAAGCATGGTTTGCAGTTTTACAGTGGAAGCAGTACTGGATCTAGGCCGAACTGGTGTGTACCAATCAGTACCAGTgtagaaagaggaggaagaagaggtgatgcaagaagaggaggaaggagtaagaggaaggaggaaaaggaaggaagaagaggaggaggtggagaaagaggaggaagaagtagGTGGGAGGAAGGAGGAAAAGTAAAAAGGGGAGGCAGTGGAGGATGAGGGAGGTAGGATGAAACGGAATAAGAGTAGGCAGTGGAGGAAGAGTTGaatggagaaggaagaggaaagacaaagaggaggtggtgggggaagaggagggaggaggaagaggaaggaagaagaggacacAGTGCAAGAAGTGGAGGAACATACTCCGTGTGAGAGGGCAACAAGGTTGGCATATAGCAAGAGGAAGGAGGTAGGCGGTGGTAGACGACAGCAAGAAGAGGGCTCGCGATTGTGAACTCTAATTTTaatcccttttatttatttttatctaattagaCTGAATCGGACCGCTTGAAATGCGATGATCCACATACTAGTTCATGCTCGGACCGGTAAATATTCGTTAATATATGTTGATCCAATTGAAAAATGGGTTCCTTCAAAGTAAAATATTTCATTGGTTTCGCTCAAGGTTCTTAAGCTTGTATCGTACTGGTGTattgagctttgctcggtatggtacggtacgacgtACCGAGCGGTTCGCCTAAAATAAGCATAAAACCCTCTGAAAAGAcctaaaaaatagaagaaaaaaaattagaataggggttttaagttagaaataaatatacatttagtatagttttagtaaaactaatgtaaattaggtaaaaatagtgctatatatctttttcgggctttgaggaataGCCTTGTGCAAGATTCACAATTTTGGTCCATTCTGGATCGTTCTTCCGTTAATGTTGAATTATCTACAGAaaatttatttgaattattagattattttgtatacaacttaaactttgagattcaaataaattaagtaatcatgtgtagatatacctgattttaTCACCAAAATGAACGACGGACCtttacgggtggtggatcggggtcctcgtaaGTCATAActatatatctgtatatcaatatgatatgtttgtcggacctaatcatgaaattgatcccacgacacagtgtattgatacaccgtatgccattagtGTATTAATATGGTGATGGTCATAGGTTGATTGTCATGAATCTACAAATcgttgctttgttgagtttaggagagtgaaaatatgagaataagagagagattgtgagtaaaaatgagtttaaaACAGTTTAAAagagtgtgagagtgaaatggaTTGAAAGTAGGGGGAGAAAATGGTTTAAAAACCTTTTAGGATGCCTCCAATGATTAAATTTACCGTTTGAAAACTGTTATCAATTGGTAACAGTCGGTTTTGACCGTTATCGCCCAGTACAGCCCCGAGTTGCTCGATATGGGGCCAAATGCCTGATACCGCTCGGTAGTGGATAGTTTGCGTGTCGGTTTGCTagtggaccggtacgtactgcccgtaccgtGTGGTACGATACAGTATTGCAAACCCTGGTTTGTCTATCGCGTGCTAACAACACCTTCATCTGAATCATTTGTTGCTGTTGTTATCTTGTACAACTACTAGGCTTTGTGTTTTACTTGTTTTTCATGTTTTTCCCTAGTTTTTGTAGGCCAAGATTGTTCACAAGATCGCATCTTAGAAGGTAAAATGTTTCATTGGTCTCTGGCCATCACGTATTAACAATACCTTCATCAATGAACTGTTTGTTGCTTCTGTTATCTTGTACAACTACTTGGCTTCATGTTTTACTTGTTTTTCATGTGTTTTCCCCTAGTTTTTATAGGCCAAGATTGTCTGCAAGACTGCATCTTGTGTAATAATCGCTTATCGAACAGGGTGGAAATGAGCCATAACAGTCTTGTTTTTACGTGTTAGGGTTGATTTCTTGAGTTAGCAACATGACCAAAATGGTGTGCCGCTAAAAAGACAACCATCTCAGACCCCTATAAACCCCTTGGGTGGCACAGGGTTGGGTGTTGTCTGTGATTAGTTTGGAGCTCTCAAGCTTGCACGCAGATCATGTATAGGCTTGTCAAGTGGCCCCACACTTGGTTAAATGGCTATTTCTCGACTTGTAATTGTCTTTTTATTGTTCAAAGTCTTTGCATTCTCTTTACCTTCTAATTATTTGTTGAATTGCTCGAGTGTTGCATTTTGTCGAGACATTAAGACTTTtccgtcgctcgttttcgaaACTAATCAACCTTTTGTTTTGCGGGTGTTTCGGACCTTAACAAGGTGAGGTTGTATTTAGGTTGGCCTTGCGGATGGATATTAGAAGGGTGCCTTATGATTGGGTCAAATTTAGTTAAATTTAGTTAAGTccatgatatttggtatcaggGCCAACAAGCGATTTGAGCAAATAACGAAATTCGTGCACTCACTATAGCGAAGCACCATGGTGAGTCAAGTAAGGCTACATAAGGGGGCAGCGACCCTAAATGACCACAATAGGGCTAGATGCAGACTTGTGCATGAATTGCAAACTATTGGAGTTGCTCAATAGGAGCATGACAGTTCAAACAGTGAtctagaagttggcaactctcgagTGGGGGAAATGGAGTCTGAACTAATGACTTATGTGAAACATAAGAACCATAAAGAGAGGCTTACAAAGGTGAATGCCATATCAACCAAATGAGGTCGATTTATTGATCAACCAATTGACATTTGCAGAACTAGCCATTTAAGGATTCTCGAGGaattgaggaagaagaaagagtcatgGGCAACTGGTCATATAAGTATTCAGAAACTATTGTAGAACAAAAAGAAGAATTCATAGAAAGGGCCAATTCCAAAAGGCAAAGTCTAGAAATAtggtggatgcttcttgtgtAAAGAGTTGCACATTGTGAGAGTGTCCTTAGAGGTGGCCATTCAATGTGCTAACATCGTCTATGCAACCATCGAAATCAGACAAGGGTAAAGTTGTCACCCTTAGTTTGAGTAGTTCCGAATTCAACAATGACGACGAGGAGTTGCAAGGATCTCGAATGGGAGCAATGTGTTTATTGAATACATcatggggtcaagtgggggagccaACAAAGCAAAGGCAACCTCAAGCAATGAGCAACGTGTTGATGTATGCAAACCAAGGTTTGCCTTACCGGTCTGTACTGGTGTATCAATCAGCTATCGGTACGGTACGTACTAAGACGATTGTGACGGTTGGGTGTCTCTAATTCCTCGAGTAGTCTGACTTGATATTGTCTGGCGCCTTTCGCCACGTTTTGACCAAGGGGGATCTTCCTCCTGCTAAGGATGTgctttctcttcttctattgtGTTGGTGATAAAATGCAAAGGGCGTTGAGGATCTCCtgtctcatcaagtagaggatcctcttggttctccatTGCTTTGACCCACTCTAATAACGGCTCTGAACCTTCGTTATAGAATTAGAGGTCGATGGGATCAATCTCTGTTTCTTCTAGCTTTTTGTCTAGCTCGACACACTGCAATCGTAACTGCATGTTATAGTGGATATATATCAGTTTCTCCAACCGTCTATACAATAGTCTGTTGCGGACCTTTGTGTGAATCAATGTGAACATTGACCAATTACGTTTACATGTCGTCGTCTGCGAAGGTACATGAACGAAAATCTTTCTTGAATTTGGTGTGTTCtctccaaattgtagccaccactcgactacaaaaagatattaatatgactttattagcataacaaataattaatatcaaatataatttatatcCAATATGTGTGTAACTTTTGCTCACTAGGATTCATATTGTAATAACACGATACAACTATAACGTTGGCTTTAAAATCATTTTTGAATGCTTTcttgacctcctctcttgctATAATTAGCATATGTTTAAGATAAGACATTTGAGGATGCTTGTCTATATTGATTATACGGAGGATAACATAAAGTGATTCTACCCTTATTATGATTTCTTTTATAGTATCCTAAAATCTAGAAAAAATAAtagtcttttttatcttttttccatcACTCGATCTAAAATACTTGGAATCGGAGCATTCTTGTAAGGTGACCATTGCCTTGTGACCCGacctcttttgctctattaatttTAAGGCAATCAAATTTGTAATAAATTGAGTGACTTCAGATCTTAGTATCTCACCATTTATATACCTTTGCATTAAAGAATCGAcctaatgatgattatatataaactttatgaTTAACTATGCTCGAGCTACACACTTGTTGACTAATGGTAGCTCATCAATATCCTTCAACATTAGATCCATGCAGTGAGCTGCACATGAAGTCCAGaataatgtttttcttttttctatcaatTGTAAACTGACCTTCTTGAAATTGGCTCCATTGTCGATGTTTATCTAGACAATGTACTATGGTCCGATCTCCTTTTCTACGATTTTCATTAGGTTTTCAATATAGTTTGCATCTTGAATCTTATCGAAAGCATTAACCGACTTATGAAAAACCATCTGTCTGTTGTAATAGATAAGAAAATTGATGATACTTATTCTTGTTGGCCTTGTCCAACAGGCACACATCAGTGCCACCTTGTATTTGTCCCACTGCCTTTTAAATGATTTGATCTAATCCTTTATTTTTGCCACTTTCTCATCTAAATATACGTTGTGGATCTCCTtcagtgttggaggttggatccctaTGCCAAACTTTTGAATGGAGACATTGCTTTggtaatatggaccttgggcaaTGTTTCcttgaatcttttgaaagttgaaccattttgtaATTGTTTTCCCAATATCCCgtgtcttttcttttgtatatgcattATCAATCCGTGTTTGCTTCATTGTTTATTGATGATAGACTTAcggatcaatatcaataatatttagTGCTGACCTCCTGCCAAGTCCtctcataaaaccatggattccacTCTATCTCATGTTACTAATTCGACTTAACTGAGGAGGGACAATTTGTTGTCTCATGCTTGTTGACCTTTGGATTCCTTATGGCGTAGGCTCATTGCCATCGCTACGCTTTCATAGTGAGTCAGGTCATCGATACCTCATTGCTTTATCGTATATGTACCAATGCTCTAGTGATGCATGAATACCAGCTCTGAGATCCGAGTTGATTTCATCATTGCGACTCTCATATTTGCCATAAATCAGTTTCTGCATAGCCCtataatattcttcctcaactcttgccttcttttttattgtatcTTCCCTTACCTATTGTAACTTGTTTTGAAGGGATTTACGGACCTCCATCAGAACCTTCTTGTATTTTGTAATAATAGGATACTCGGCCAAATGCATCTTCACTTGGATGCTTCCTCCACCCTTAAAGATGTAGTCATAATAAATGCATTGCCAATAATGACGATTACCGTCTATCTTTCGAGTATAATCCCAAGTGTCATCATGTGCCTATTCCTTTGGTGTCATGTTCCTACCAACATTGAATTAAATAAACAAGTTGTGATTAGCCCTAATTGAAAATAACAAGTTGTGATTATAACCCTACTTTGTCATTATAAACATGTCAATCAACCTATTCTGCATTAAATATGTAGAATTAACTCAATATCATTAAATTTTTCGTTAAATACACTAATTATACcataaaaaacttaattaaatcctaattagctctattttaccactataaatatgtcaaacaccctaagaagcattaaatacgtaaatttgatgcaatgtaaatcaaattacgatgaaatcatcattaaacacactaatcatacaATTAATATTGTTAATTACCTCATAATTATTCCTCTTTCAtcattataaacatgtcaaacactctAATAAGAATTAAAGATATTTAATTGACCCAAGATGGGTCAAATTTTGATATCATCGTAATTAAATatgctaatcatagcatcaacatAGTTAATTAATCTTTAATAAGACTTCTTTcaccactataaatatgtcaaacaccctaatatgtattaaagacattgaattgatctaatattgatcaaattttgattaaaatcataattaaaatcatTAATCATAGCATTAAAAATCTTAATTAAAACCTAGTTAGAT
Protein-coding regions in this window:
- the LOC135674393 gene encoding uncharacterized protein LOC135674393, with the protein product MVMAAIMVSVPLSASALLTPTSLPPPKRSSLPRNSCSIAPHLISSSSCSRKLSSYSASTSYLSSGQIGSVRCRATGEGSQSTFDDRMVYQGVYGPWTVDSSDIREVILYRLGLITAAASFVISSSAAFIPEGNILGDIIKQDVDFLFIIGAGGLGLSLLLIHIYVTPIKRFLQSLWVLGVIGSVGTYIMFAKPLNQSLIEYVISNPVGVWFIGPLFAALTGVVFKEGLCYGKLEAGILTFIIPGLLLGHLTGFIDDGAKLSLLGTWMALFMVFAARKFQQPIKDDIGDKSIFMFNALPEKEKKALLQNLDGQLE